In a single window of the Atribacterota bacterium genome:
- a CDS encoding MjaI family restriction endonuclease, translating into MAKEWILNIATNRWGLNKKDIVGPVSLWIRECAPKTINDWESFYYKKVTEMLKQKAINLSPQEYIQDLGRKLYMKITEVIQAEIEEVTEESCIQYIHNLVISRTFDGYQTEIKTIYGQLQQILKVPIQPASDKWDRLYNVDFYIGINGKYIGLQIKPITYEQTPEIYRWKRMAR; encoded by the coding sequence AAACAGATGGGGTTTGAATAAGAAAGATATTGTAGGCCCTGTTTCGTTGTGGATAAGAGAATGCGCTCCAAAGACAATAAATGATTGGGAATCTTTTTATTACAAAAAGGTTACTGAAATGCTCAAACAGAAAGCAATAAATCTGTCTCCCCAGGAGTACATTCAAGACTTAGGACGAAAACTATACATGAAAATAACAGAGGTGATTCAGGCTGAGATAGAAGAGGTAACAGAAGAGAGTTGTATTCAGTATATTCACAATCTTGTGATAAGCAGAACATTCGATGGCTATCAGACAGAGATAAAGACAATTTATGGACAATTACAACAAATTCTGAAAGTTCCTATTCAACCTGCCTCTGATAAATGGGACAGACTTTATAATGTGGATTTTTACATAGGAATTAATGGGAAATATATTGGATTACAAATCAAACCAATAACCTACGAGCAAACTCCAGAAATTTATAGGTGGAAAAGAATGGCTCGCTAA